In Oncorhynchus kisutch isolate 150728-3 linkage group LG5, Okis_V2, whole genome shotgun sequence, a genomic segment contains:
- the LOC116374096 gene encoding uncharacterized protein C3orf20 homolog yields MYAGGKLIFGGSALNGYGFSKTNLLKQIAKTQSDYAKGNVLPHDYKLGSQGWEAKCPPQTEPAGRSKGDRQMEDRPLRSRSSCSHYKENRFPDKLQSRSLGGTALDFVVSSMSDRVCILAMQSKRLSIARPATTA; encoded by the exons ATGTATGCTGGGGGAAAGTTGATTTTCGGAGGCAGTGCTCTGAATGGCTATGGCTTCAGCAAGACCAACCTCCTGAAGCAGATTGCCAAAACCCAGAGTGACTATGCCAAGGGCAACGTCCTACCTCACGATTACAAACTGGG ATCCCAAGGCTGGGAGGCCAAGTGTCCCCCTCAAACTGAGCCAGCAGGACGCAGTAAAGGGGACAGGCAAATGGAAGATAGACCCCTCAGATCCCGATCTTCCTGCTCCCACTACAAGGAGAACCGGTTCCCTGATAAGCTTCAATCCAg GTCTCTAGGGGGCACGGCCCTGGACTTTGTGGTGTCCAGCATGTCAGACAGGGTGTGCATCCTGGCCATGCAGAGCAAGAGGCTGAGCATAGCCAGACCTGCCACCACAGCCTGA